Proteins encoded in a region of the Pyxidicoccus trucidator genome:
- a CDS encoding AAA family ATPase encodes MSVTANNAHWALTVPDGAMKNPDFYTEGVRGENGLDGLRTGTRDITLAGKQLPADERSLLRVASDTFQLTPGLFVLRSLVQSYRCFSEYHLSHLRESGSTITSDKTLDLHGRNVFSLLRNWRDTRTDRPRYDFVMDNLRKLFPDVFADLDFETAGTTVTARVVTPKPDTSYPITFAPNGLLVALLHLCAVASVPNDGIVAIDEVENSLHPFAIKHLIEAFRTWAAKTNSTVLLATHSPVVLDQFRECPEQVFVMEKGQPTNPMPLPRVRDPEYLSHFSLGDLYAHLEFGSPVEPQQS; translated from the coding sequence TTGAGTGTCACCGCGAACAACGCGCACTGGGCGCTCACCGTTCCAGACGGTGCGATGAAGAACCCGGACTTCTATACGGAGGGTGTTCGCGGAGAGAACGGACTGGATGGCCTGCGCACGGGGACGCGAGACATCACGTTGGCGGGGAAGCAACTCCCTGCCGATGAGCGCAGCCTCCTGCGCGTCGCCTCCGATACCTTCCAGCTCACTCCTGGCCTCTTCGTCCTTCGATCGCTGGTGCAGTCCTACCGCTGCTTTTCGGAGTACCACCTCTCGCATCTGCGTGAGAGCGGCTCTACCATCACCTCCGACAAGACGCTCGACTTGCACGGACGCAACGTCTTCTCCCTCCTGCGCAACTGGCGGGACACACGTACCGACCGACCCCGGTACGACTTCGTGATGGACAACCTCCGCAAGCTCTTCCCGGATGTCTTCGCGGACCTGGACTTCGAGACCGCGGGGACGACGGTGACGGCGAGGGTGGTCACGCCGAAGCCCGACACGAGCTACCCCATCACCTTCGCGCCCAACGGCCTGCTCGTTGCCCTCCTGCACCTGTGCGCCGTGGCTTCGGTTCCCAATGACGGCATCGTCGCCATCGACGAGGTGGAGAACTCGCTCCACCCCTTCGCCATCAAGCACCTCATCGAGGCGTTCCGGACCTGGGCCGCGAAGACGAACAGCACCGTGCTGCTCGCCACCCACTCGCCCGTGGTGCTCGACCAATTCCGCGAGTGCCCCGAGCAGGTGTTCGTCATGGAGAAGGGCCAGCCCACCAACCCGATGCCGCTGCCCAGGGTCCGAGACCCCGAGTACCTCTCGCACTTCTCGCTGGGCGACCTCTACGCGCATCTGGAGTTCGGCTCGCCTGTGGAGCCTCAGCAGAGCTGA
- a CDS encoding tetratricopeptide repeat protein: protein MRPLRLALVVLALAGAGCRDKPVDHLQKARDATFEKRPDEALVEYRKAFDGLRLDSTPEASVLRARALKGAADVYWLEQRKVKEAVGVYRELIQQCPDSPEALDARIILAELLRVHYRDLRGSIDQLTTALKLNPPQGAELHYQVAKLYFELADYQQVELETRRLIERFPTSAFVDDSIFLQAQAVAMMEGRRQEASRTFADLRTRFPDSELAPYALFEMGKLRADAGDNEKAIETWVETLKTHPDPTLVQDYIARARKRISNTTAEGVGQREAAFDRARPARSSLEAVGGRPEEAANEHN, encoded by the coding sequence GTGCGGCCACTACGCCTCGCGCTCGTCGTCCTGGCCCTGGCTGGCGCGGGCTGCCGCGACAAGCCCGTGGACCACCTCCAGAAGGCCCGCGACGCCACCTTCGAGAAGCGTCCCGACGAGGCCCTCGTCGAGTACCGCAAGGCCTTCGACGGGCTGCGCCTCGACAGCACGCCCGAGGCGTCCGTCCTGCGCGCCCGCGCCCTCAAGGGCGCCGCCGACGTCTACTGGCTGGAGCAGCGCAAGGTGAAGGAAGCCGTCGGTGTCTACCGCGAGCTCATCCAGCAGTGCCCCGACTCCCCCGAGGCGCTCGACGCGCGCATCATCCTCGCGGAGCTGCTGCGCGTGCACTACCGCGACCTGCGCGGCTCCATCGACCAGCTCACCACCGCCCTCAAGCTCAACCCGCCCCAGGGCGCCGAGCTGCACTACCAGGTCGCCAAGCTCTACTTCGAGCTCGCGGACTACCAGCAGGTCGAGCTGGAGACGCGCCGCCTCATCGAGCGCTTTCCCACCAGCGCCTTCGTGGACGACTCCATCTTCCTCCAGGCCCAGGCCGTCGCGATGATGGAGGGCCGCCGTCAGGAGGCCTCCCGCACCTTCGCGGACCTGCGCACCCGCTTCCCGGACTCCGAGCTGGCCCCCTACGCCCTCTTCGAGATGGGCAAGCTGCGCGCCGACGCCGGGGACAACGAGAAGGCGATTGAGACCTGGGTGGAGACGCTGAAGACGCACCCGGACCCGACGCTGGTGCAGGACTACATCGCCCGCGCCCGCAAGCGCATCTCCAACACCACCGCGGAAGGCGTGGGCCAGCGCGAGGCGGCCTTCGACCGCGCCCGCCCGGCCCGCAGCTCGCTGGAGGCCGTGGGCGGCCGGCCCGAAGAAGCCGCGAACGAGCACAACTGA
- a CDS encoding DUF6929 family protein gives MIRTTLRRTLTLESPEAPGRPAHVSAASGLVRVGPWLYIVADDALHLAVFPAQGDAPGRSVRLFPGELPDEAKARKAAKPDLEVLCLLGPLAGAPHGALLALPSGSAETRRRGAVVRLGADGTLAGGVATVDCTAMYAQLARELGPLNIEGAAVVGGRLRLLNRGNGDVGVDALVDLDLERARRGLEVGALGPDVLRTTRRWELGRAGGVRLSFTDASPLPDGRLVFTAAAEDTRDAYADGRVTGSAVGVLAPDGSPLFLDAVDAKVKLEGVDARVEGGRVHLLLVADADDPAVAAPLMEAVLDVPA, from the coding sequence ATGATTCGCACCACCCTCAGGCGCACCCTCACCCTGGAGTCCCCGGAGGCGCCCGGCCGCCCCGCCCACGTGTCCGCCGCCAGCGGACTGGTGCGCGTGGGGCCCTGGCTCTACATCGTCGCGGATGACGCCCTGCACCTGGCCGTCTTCCCCGCGCAAGGCGACGCGCCGGGGCGCAGCGTGCGCCTCTTCCCGGGCGAGCTGCCGGACGAGGCGAAGGCGCGCAAGGCGGCCAAGCCGGACCTGGAGGTGCTGTGTCTGCTGGGGCCGCTTGCGGGCGCGCCGCACGGGGCGCTGCTGGCACTGCCCTCGGGCTCGGCGGAGACGCGGCGGCGCGGGGCGGTGGTGCGGCTGGGCGCGGACGGGACGCTGGCGGGCGGCGTGGCGACGGTGGACTGCACGGCGATGTACGCGCAGCTCGCGCGGGAGTTGGGGCCGCTCAACATCGAGGGCGCGGCGGTGGTGGGCGGGCGGCTGCGGCTGCTCAACCGGGGCAACGGGGACGTGGGCGTGGACGCGCTGGTGGACCTGGACCTGGAGCGCGCGCGGCGCGGGCTGGAGGTGGGCGCGCTGGGCCCGGACGTGCTGCGCACCACGCGACGGTGGGAGCTGGGCCGGGCCGGCGGGGTGCGCCTGTCCTTCACGGACGCGTCACCGCTGCCGGACGGGCGGCTGGTCTTCACCGCGGCGGCCGAGGACACGCGCGACGCCTACGCGGACGGGCGGGTGACGGGCTCGGCGGTGGGAGTGCTGGCACCGGACGGCTCGCCGCTGTTCCTGGACGCGGTGGACGCGAAGGTGAAGCTGGAGGGCGTGGACGCGCGGGTGGAGGGCGGACGCGTGCACCTGCTGCTGGTGGCGGACGCGGATGACCCGGCGGTGGCGGCGCCCCTCATGGAGGCGGTGCTGGACGTGCCGGCGTAG
- the mgtE gene encoding magnesium transporter — translation MMESPQSAALSFEELHEAWPVLSIDERLEGFRLLPTDVADDFFIALSARDQAELILHLPPGERRTWVRVLPPDDLADLVQAVEPEQAESILSQLDDASRREVNVLLAYAEDDAGGLMNPRFARVRPEMSIDEAIGYLRKQAREKVETVYYAYALDAGQHLLGVLSLRQLFQAAPDKKVADVMQSDVITVAENTDQEAVGRLFSEHGFMALPVLDEQNRMKGIVTVDDIVDVVQEEATEDIQKVGGMEALEAPYFEVGFFGMLKKRIGWLLVLFLGQMLTATAMSSFEDEIATAVVLSLFVPLIISSGGNSGSQTSTLIIRALALGEMRLKDWWRVAKREALSGLVLGLVLGVVGLLRIVIWHSVSDAYGEHFLRLGVAVALSVLGVVTFGTLAGSMLPLVLRRFGFDPASASAPFVATLVDVSGVVIYFTVASLILRGTLL, via the coding sequence ATGATGGAAAGCCCTCAGAGCGCCGCGCTCTCCTTCGAGGAGTTGCACGAGGCGTGGCCGGTGCTCTCCATCGACGAGCGCCTGGAGGGCTTCCGGCTGCTGCCCACCGACGTGGCGGACGACTTCTTCATCGCCCTGTCCGCACGGGACCAGGCGGAGCTCATCCTCCACCTGCCGCCCGGCGAGCGCCGCACCTGGGTGCGGGTGCTGCCGCCCGACGACCTGGCGGACCTGGTGCAGGCGGTGGAGCCCGAGCAGGCGGAGTCCATCCTCTCGCAGCTCGACGACGCCAGCCGCCGCGAGGTCAACGTGCTGCTGGCCTACGCGGAGGACGACGCCGGCGGTCTGATGAACCCGCGCTTCGCCCGCGTGCGGCCGGAGATGAGCATCGACGAGGCCATCGGCTACCTGCGCAAGCAGGCGCGGGAGAAGGTGGAGACTGTCTATTACGCCTACGCGCTCGACGCCGGGCAGCACCTGCTGGGCGTGCTGTCGCTGCGCCAGCTCTTCCAGGCCGCCCCCGACAAGAAGGTGGCGGACGTCATGCAGAGCGACGTCATCACCGTGGCGGAGAACACGGACCAGGAGGCGGTGGGCCGGCTGTTCAGCGAGCACGGCTTCATGGCCCTGCCGGTGCTCGACGAGCAGAACCGGATGAAGGGCATCGTCACGGTGGACGACATCGTCGACGTCGTGCAGGAGGAGGCCACCGAGGACATCCAGAAGGTCGGCGGCATGGAGGCCCTCGAGGCGCCCTACTTCGAGGTGGGCTTCTTCGGCATGCTGAAGAAGCGCATTGGCTGGCTGCTGGTGCTCTTCCTGGGGCAGATGCTCACCGCCACCGCCATGAGCAGCTTCGAGGACGAAATCGCCACCGCCGTGGTGCTGAGCCTCTTCGTGCCGCTCATCATCTCCTCGGGTGGCAACTCCGGCAGCCAGACGTCCACGCTCATCATCCGCGCGCTGGCGCTGGGGGAGATGCGGCTGAAGGACTGGTGGCGCGTGGCCAAGCGCGAGGCGCTGTCCGGCCTGGTGCTGGGCCTGGTGCTGGGAGTGGTGGGCCTCTTGCGCATCGTCATCTGGCACTCCGTCTCGGATGCGTACGGTGAGCACTTCTTGCGGCTGGGAGTCGCGGTGGCGCTGTCCGTGCTGGGCGTGGTGACGTTCGGCACGCTGGCGGGCTCCATGCTGCCGCTGGTGCTGCGGCGCTTCGGGTTCGACCCCGCGAGCGCGTCCGCGCCCTTCGTGGCCACGCTGGTGGACGTCAGCGGCGTGGTCATCTACTTCACCGTCGCCAGCCTGATTCTGCGCGGTACGCTGCTCTGA
- a CDS encoding ATP-binding protein, translating into MLAPLGHPLQRLSAEEAMRAGRTGEPPPCVLIDARSGWAGGLETAFHLRATPALEHTPLLLVGRPPCDEADLLRGYALGEVDFLLEPLHAEAVRAKVRMCLELRRQKGSRRAAQARAGQAEAAARESERVLGTLLGNVPGMVYRSRYEPFWPLVYASEGTRALCGHGPEEFTRDGLRWGHLMTPEEYARVWEEIEAALATRSPFTLTYRIRTRAGEERWVWERGVGIYGPGGEVQLLEGFITDITDFRRAQEEREKLLVQQQSERDRLEAILQQLPVAVHIAEAPSGRTLHANEEAERLIGHPMLETTCIADFARYRAVHPDGRRYKGEEYPMARVLLTDEPSGEEDMLYSRPDGAVRTFRIKAGPIHDRQGRLRAVVAGFVDITELKRAKEDQTFLAMVSETLASSLEAEATLSRVVRQCVPHLGDGCFLDLVEPEGGVFRLAVAHLDPARETLARELSRRYPLQLDAPFGPAAAIRTGETWCQPFINGKTLSRLSADAPQLELLRALGVTSLLSVPLRSRDQVLGALTFLHGREDRHHDAQDQRVAEDLARRAALALDNARLYDEAQSAVRVRDEFITVASHELRTPLTPLQLTLATLARELWQDGIASHDARARHHLDLARAQVRKLTGLVGALLDVGRLNHGRMTLELAETDLGDVLKEVADWFGPEAAKAGSLLRIESAEDTRGHWDRLRLEQVVTNLLSNAVRYGAGGDIHARVEDLGDQVRLTVRDEGIGISPQDQERIFGRFERAVSGRHYGGLGLGLFITRSLVEALGGSIQVESRLKEGSTFIVTLPRAGPRAERVAYAAAPG; encoded by the coding sequence ATGCTCGCTCCCCTGGGTCACCCCCTCCAGCGCCTGAGCGCGGAGGAGGCGATGCGCGCGGGGCGCACCGGCGAGCCGCCCCCCTGTGTCCTCATCGATGCCCGGAGCGGCTGGGCGGGCGGGCTCGAGACGGCCTTCCACCTGCGCGCGACACCCGCGCTGGAGCACACACCGCTGCTGCTGGTGGGGCGGCCGCCGTGTGACGAGGCGGACCTGCTGCGCGGCTACGCGCTGGGAGAGGTGGACTTCCTGCTGGAGCCGCTCCATGCGGAGGCCGTCCGCGCCAAGGTGCGCATGTGCCTGGAGCTGCGGCGCCAGAAGGGCTCCAGGCGCGCGGCGCAGGCGCGTGCCGGACAGGCGGAAGCCGCCGCGCGCGAGAGCGAGCGCGTGCTGGGCACCCTCCTGGGAAACGTGCCCGGCATGGTCTACCGCAGCCGCTACGAGCCCTTCTGGCCCCTGGTGTACGCCAGCGAAGGCACCCGGGCCCTCTGTGGCCATGGCCCCGAGGAGTTCACCCGGGACGGCCTCCGGTGGGGACACCTCATGACCCCGGAGGAATACGCGCGAGTCTGGGAGGAGATAGAGGCGGCGCTCGCCACCCGCTCCCCCTTCACCCTCACCTACCGCATCCGCACCCGCGCGGGAGAGGAGCGGTGGGTGTGGGAGCGCGGCGTGGGCATCTACGGGCCCGGGGGCGAGGTCCAGCTGCTGGAGGGCTTCATCACCGACATCACCGACTTCCGGCGCGCACAGGAGGAGCGGGAGAAGCTGCTGGTTCAGCAGCAGTCGGAGCGAGACAGGCTGGAGGCCATCCTCCAGCAGCTCCCCGTCGCGGTGCACATCGCCGAGGCCCCCTCGGGACGGACGCTGCACGCCAACGAGGAGGCAGAGCGGCTCATCGGCCATCCGATGCTCGAGACCACGTGCATCGCGGACTTCGCGCGCTACCGCGCCGTCCACCCGGACGGGCGCCGCTACAAGGGGGAGGAGTATCCCATGGCCCGGGTGCTGCTCACCGACGAGCCTTCGGGCGAGGAGGACATGCTGTACAGCCGCCCCGACGGCGCCGTGCGCACCTTCCGCATCAAGGCCGGCCCCATCCACGACCGCCAGGGGCGGCTGCGGGCGGTGGTGGCGGGCTTCGTGGACATCACCGAGCTCAAGCGGGCCAAGGAGGACCAGACCTTCCTCGCCATGGTGAGCGAGACGCTGGCCAGCTCGCTCGAGGCGGAGGCCACCCTGTCCCGGGTGGTGCGGCAGTGTGTCCCCCACCTCGGCGACGGCTGCTTCCTGGACCTGGTGGAGCCGGAGGGCGGCGTCTTCCGGCTGGCGGTGGCGCACCTGGACCCGGCCCGGGAGACGCTGGCCCGGGAGCTGTCCCGTCGCTATCCCCTCCAGCTCGACGCGCCCTTCGGGCCCGCCGCCGCCATCCGCACCGGGGAGACCTGGTGCCAGCCCTTCATCAATGGCAAGACACTCTCCCGCCTCTCGGCGGACGCCCCGCAGCTGGAGCTGCTGCGCGCGCTGGGCGTCACCTCCCTGCTGTCGGTGCCGCTGCGCTCCCGGGACCAGGTGCTCGGGGCGCTGACGTTCCTCCACGGGCGCGAGGACCGGCACCATGACGCCCAGGACCAGCGCGTGGCCGAGGACCTGGCCCGCCGGGCCGCGCTCGCGCTGGACAATGCGCGCCTCTATGACGAGGCCCAGTCCGCGGTGCGCGTGCGCGACGAGTTCATCACCGTGGCCTCGCACGAGCTGCGCACGCCCCTGACACCCCTGCAGCTGACGCTCGCCACCCTGGCGCGCGAGCTGTGGCAGGACGGCATCGCCTCCCACGACGCGCGGGCGCGACACCACCTGGACCTGGCGCGCGCGCAGGTGCGCAAGCTGACGGGGCTGGTGGGCGCGCTGCTCGACGTCGGGCGCCTCAACCATGGCCGGATGACGCTGGAGCTGGCGGAGACGGACCTGGGCGACGTGCTGAAGGAGGTGGCGGACTGGTTCGGCCCCGAGGCGGCGAAGGCCGGCTCGCTCCTGCGCATCGAGTCCGCGGAGGACACGCGCGGGCACTGGGACAGGCTGAGGCTGGAGCAGGTCGTCACCAACCTGCTCTCCAATGCCGTCCGCTATGGCGCCGGCGGCGACATCCACGCGCGCGTCGAGGACCTGGGGGACCAGGTGCGGCTGACGGTGCGGGACGAGGGCATCGGCATCTCCCCGCAGGACCAGGAGCGCATCTTCGGCCGCTTCGAGCGGGCCGTGTCCGGCCGGCACTATGGCGGCCTGGGGCTGGGCCTCTTCATCACCCGCAGCCTCGTGGAGGCGCTGGGCGGCAGCATCCAGGTGGAGAGCCGGCTGAAGGAGGGCTCCACCTTCATCGTCACCCTGCCCCGCGCGGGCCCCCGCGCCGAGCGCGTGGCCTACGCGGCCGCTCCCGGGTAG
- a CDS encoding VOC family protein: protein MKLGYVILYVQDVPATVDFYEKAFGLQRRFLHESNMYAEMETGATALAFAAEGMAKDNGLTVRPNRVKEDAAGVEVALVTPDVQAAFERAVKAGARPAQPPKQKPWGQTVAYVRDIDGVLVELCTPMSA, encoded by the coding sequence ATGAAGCTCGGCTACGTCATCCTCTACGTGCAGGACGTGCCCGCCACCGTCGACTTCTACGAGAAGGCCTTCGGCCTGCAACGCCGCTTCCTCCACGAGAGCAACATGTACGCGGAGATGGAGACGGGCGCGACGGCGCTGGCCTTCGCGGCGGAGGGCATGGCGAAGGACAACGGCCTCACCGTGCGTCCCAACCGGGTGAAGGAGGACGCGGCCGGAGTGGAGGTGGCGCTCGTCACGCCGGACGTGCAGGCCGCCTTCGAGCGCGCGGTGAAGGCCGGCGCCCGGCCCGCCCAGCCTCCCAAGCAGAAGCCCTGGGGGCAGACGGTGGCCTACGTGCGGGACATCGACGGAGTGCTCGTGGAGCTCTGCACGCCGATGTCCGCTTGA
- a CDS encoding helix-turn-helix domain-containing protein translates to MTGYEEWAPPACLAEAVDAFWRFTGPPRAAGTGTRPQRILPDGCTDLIFQFHAASGPTWLADPRLVVVGPMERFALVDVTPGAVSFGVRFKPGWALPLLGVSPRELCGLNVSVADCAPDFTELQRRLEDCPSPVHALSHLQQAVAFRRAALRGEPRPRAARALRQLQAAGGQVRMSELARTLGVSERTLHRDVLDEAGVPPKLLARVLRFQRAVTLLRSGGGEDLASVALACGYSDQAHLSREVRDLAGVTPTALAG, encoded by the coding sequence ATGACGGGCTATGAGGAGTGGGCACCGCCCGCCTGCCTGGCGGAGGCGGTGGACGCCTTCTGGCGATTCACCGGCCCGCCCCGCGCCGCGGGCACCGGGACGCGTCCCCAGCGCATCCTCCCGGACGGCTGCACCGACCTCATCTTCCAGTTCCACGCGGCGAGCGGCCCGACGTGGCTGGCCGACCCGAGGCTGGTCGTCGTCGGCCCCATGGAGCGCTTCGCCCTCGTCGACGTCACGCCCGGAGCGGTGAGCTTCGGCGTCCGCTTCAAGCCCGGCTGGGCGCTCCCCCTGCTCGGCGTGAGCCCTCGCGAATTGTGCGGGCTCAACGTCTCCGTGGCGGACTGCGCGCCGGACTTCACGGAGCTCCAGCGGCGGCTGGAGGACTGTCCCTCCCCGGTGCACGCCCTGTCCCACCTCCAGCAGGCCGTCGCCTTCCGGCGGGCGGCGCTCCGGGGCGAGCCGCGTCCCCGCGCCGCCCGGGCCCTGCGCCAGCTCCAGGCCGCGGGAGGACAGGTGCGCATGTCCGAGCTGGCGCGGACGCTGGGCGTGAGCGAGCGCACCCTGCACCGGGACGTGCTGGACGAGGCCGGCGTGCCGCCGAAGCTGCTCGCCCGGGTGCTCCGCTTCCAGCGGGCCGTGACGCTGCTGCGCTCGGGGGGAGGCGAGGACCTGGCGTCCGTGGCGCTCGCCTGCGGGTACTCGGACCAGGCCCACCTGTCGCGCGAGGTCCGCGACCTGGCGGGCGTCACCCCCACCGCGCTCGCCGGATGA